Proteins encoded by one window of Geobacter sp. DSM 9736:
- a CDS encoding DUF362 domain-containing protein, with protein MDRRSFIKVMGLSSLILEGMLRDLFAAQGPVVAVAEGRDHAAITRKAIDALGGMARFVKPGMTVVVKPNMGWDRASEYGANTNPVVVRAVVEECLKAGAKKVKVFDRTCNDERRCYVNSGIEPALKGMKNVEVKHIEDERFRKVFLNGNTLKKWELYDEALSADVFINVPVAKHHGLSKLTIGLKNIMGIMGGNRGSIHKKLEGALADVNAAVKSHLVIVDATRILTAHGPQGGDLADVKVLNKIIASTDIVAADAYATTLFGMKPADIPVTVAAYKRGLGEMNIQRMKIVKV; from the coding sequence ATGGACCGGAGAAGCTTCATCAAGGTAATGGGGCTGTCGTCGCTCATCCTGGAAGGGATGCTGAGGGATCTGTTCGCCGCCCAGGGGCCTGTGGTTGCGGTGGCCGAGGGGAGGGACCATGCTGCGATCACCCGAAAGGCCATCGATGCGCTTGGAGGCATGGCGAGATTCGTGAAGCCGGGCATGACGGTGGTCGTGAAGCCGAACATGGGATGGGACCGGGCATCCGAGTACGGAGCCAATACTAACCCGGTAGTCGTCCGGGCGGTGGTGGAGGAGTGCCTGAAGGCAGGCGCCAAGAAGGTGAAGGTATTCGACCGGACCTGTAACGACGAGCGGCGCTGTTACGTGAACAGCGGCATTGAGCCGGCCCTGAAGGGGATGAAGAACGTCGAGGTGAAGCATATCGAAGACGAGCGGTTCCGGAAGGTCTTTCTGAACGGAAACACCCTCAAGAAGTGGGAGCTTTACGACGAAGCCCTTTCGGCTGACGTATTCATCAACGTCCCGGTGGCGAAGCATCATGGTCTCAGCAAGCTCACCATCGGCCTCAAGAACATCATGGGGATCATGGGGGGTAACCGGGGGAGCATCCACAAAAAGCTGGAGGGCGCCCTTGCCGACGTCAACGCCGCTGTGAAGAGCCATCTGGTGATCGTCGATGCGACCCGCATCCTCACCGCGCACGGTCCCCAGGGGGGCGATCTCGCTGACGTAAAGGTGCTCAACAAGATCATCGCCTCCACCGATATCGTGGCGGCGGATGCCTATGCCACCACCCTCTTCGGAATGAAGCCCGCGGATATTCCGGTGACCGTTGCCGCTTACAAGCGTGGCCTCGGGGAGATGAACATCCAGCGGATGAAGATCGTGAAGGTCTAG
- a CDS encoding ABC transporter ATP-binding protein: protein MLRLTDVHLSYGHVQALRGVSMEVAAGEIVTLIGANGAGKSSTLKAISGMHAVSSGNIELEQARIDGVPPHEIVGRGISHCPEGRRIFYDLSVRENLMMGGYLLSKHEMAERLEYVLDLFPRMRERIGQAGGTLSGGEQQMLAIARALMCKPRLLMLDEPSLGLAPLMVEKIFETVLDLKKSASLTILLVEQNACAALEISDRGYVLETGRVILQGESAALRSDERVVKAYLGG, encoded by the coding sequence ATGCTCCGACTCACTGACGTGCACCTATCATACGGCCACGTGCAGGCCCTCAGGGGGGTCAGCATGGAGGTGGCCGCCGGGGAGATCGTCACCCTCATCGGCGCCAACGGCGCGGGGAAGAGCTCGACCCTCAAGGCCATATCCGGAATGCACGCCGTTTCATCCGGAAACATCGAGCTGGAGCAGGCGCGGATTGACGGCGTGCCGCCTCACGAGATCGTCGGGCGCGGCATTTCCCACTGCCCGGAGGGGCGGCGGATTTTCTACGACCTTTCGGTGCGGGAGAACCTGATGATGGGGGGATACCTTCTCTCGAAGCACGAGATGGCGGAGCGCCTGGAGTATGTCCTCGACCTCTTCCCCCGGATGAGGGAGCGGATAGGTCAGGCGGGGGGGACCCTTTCGGGGGGGGAGCAGCAGATGCTGGCGATCGCCCGGGCGCTCATGTGCAAGCCGCGCCTACTCATGCTCGACGAGCCTTCCCTTGGGCTTGCGCCCCTCATGGTGGAGAAGATATTCGAGACGGTGCTCGACCTGAAGAAGAGCGCCTCGCTCACCATCCTCCTCGTGGAGCAGAACGCCTGCGCCGCCCTGGAAATTTCCGACAGGGGATATGTGCTGGAGACGGGGAGGGTGATTCTGCAAGGGGAGTCGGCGGCCCTTCGGTCAGATGAGAGGGTCGTGAAGGCCTATCTGGGCGGATAG
- a CDS encoding ABC transporter ATP-binding protein, with the protein MASPEILVTEGLSVQFGGVRALGGVSVKVVEGEILSIIGPNGAGKTTFFNAVTGTFTPTGGKVFYEGREITGRKPFEVARMGLARSFQNLKPFAEMTLLENVLIGREIHMKSGMLAAIARTAAFRNDEKHQARKARELLEFVGLERRRDHLARNLTYGERKMLEIARALAVEPRVLLLDEPVAGMNPTETGFVMELVRKIGHRGITVVMIEHDMRMVMGISDRICVIDHGELIAEGKPQEIRSNPEVIRAYLGGGKHAPTH; encoded by the coding sequence ATGGCATCGCCTGAGATACTCGTTACCGAAGGCCTCTCCGTGCAGTTCGGCGGCGTGCGCGCCCTGGGCGGCGTCTCGGTGAAGGTCGTGGAGGGGGAGATCCTCTCCATCATCGGGCCCAACGGCGCGGGGAAGACGACTTTTTTCAATGCCGTCACAGGCACCTTTACGCCGACCGGCGGGAAAGTCTTCTACGAGGGGCGGGAGATCACCGGCCGCAAGCCCTTCGAGGTGGCGCGGATGGGGCTTGCCCGCTCCTTCCAGAACCTGAAGCCCTTTGCCGAAATGACCCTTCTCGAAAATGTGCTCATCGGACGCGAGATCCACATGAAGAGCGGGATGCTGGCGGCCATCGCCCGCACTGCCGCGTTCCGCAACGACGAGAAGCACCAGGCGCGGAAGGCCCGGGAGCTTCTGGAATTCGTCGGCCTGGAGCGCCGCCGCGATCACCTTGCCCGCAACCTCACCTACGGCGAACGTAAAATGCTGGAGATCGCCAGGGCTCTGGCCGTCGAGCCGCGGGTGCTGCTCCTGGACGAGCCGGTGGCGGGGATGAACCCGACTGAGACCGGTTTCGTCATGGAGCTGGTCCGCAAGATCGGCCACAGGGGTATCACCGTCGTCATGATCGAGCACGACATGCGGATGGTTATGGGAATCTCGGACCGGATCTGTGTTATCGACCACGGGGAGCTGATTGCCGAAGGGAAGCCCCAGGAGATCAGGAGCAACCCGGAGGTTATCAGGGCGTACCTCGGCGGAGGGAAACATGCTCCGACTCACTGA
- a CDS encoding branched-chain amino acid ABC transporter permease translates to MRNLRNDLFFYLGMLLIFLPFLQKRIVLLPVVLLAVWGLRWFAGFAERNTKIIRFREKAVRSVVRRQRLAVGLVLAAAIIVPLGSSTYMLDVLTSALLYAILATALNITVGLTGILVLGFIGFYAVGAYTTALLTAKFAVTSFWLALPLSGLIAMLCGVLLGIPALRLKGDYLAVVTLGFGEIVRIFLTNMTEFTGGPNGVLGIKRPSLFLWQMDDPLDFYYFALVFLVIIALMVSRLADSRYGRTWVAIRENEMAAAALGINVFQKHLLSFSLSAFFGGIAGSLFAVKQGFISPDSFTFYESVMVLCMVVLGGIGNVVGSITGAFLLIVLPEFLREFALYRMLIFGAVMIAFMVFRPHGLLGSRLITEEIEDREDGIA, encoded by the coding sequence GTGCGTAACCTGCGCAACGACCTCTTCTTCTACCTGGGGATGCTTCTCATCTTCCTTCCCTTCCTGCAAAAGCGGATCGTGCTCCTGCCGGTCGTTCTGCTGGCGGTGTGGGGCTTGCGGTGGTTCGCCGGCTTCGCCGAGAGAAACACGAAGATCATCCGGTTCAGGGAGAAGGCGGTGCGCAGCGTCGTGCGCCGGCAGCGGCTTGCGGTGGGGCTCGTGCTGGCGGCAGCCATCATCGTGCCGCTCGGTTCCTCGACCTACATGCTCGACGTGCTGACGAGCGCTCTCCTTTACGCGATCCTTGCCACGGCCCTCAACATCACCGTCGGCCTTACCGGTATCCTCGTCCTCGGCTTCATCGGCTTCTATGCCGTAGGGGCCTATACGACGGCGCTTCTCACAGCGAAATTCGCGGTGACGAGCTTCTGGCTGGCGCTTCCCCTGTCCGGCCTGATCGCCATGCTCTGCGGGGTCCTCCTCGGCATTCCGGCGCTTCGCCTCAAAGGGGATTATCTGGCGGTGGTGACACTGGGCTTCGGAGAGATAGTCCGCATCTTCCTCACCAACATGACCGAGTTCACCGGGGGGCCCAACGGCGTCCTCGGCATCAAGCGGCCGTCTCTCTTCTTGTGGCAGATGGACGACCCTCTCGATTTCTACTATTTCGCCCTCGTCTTCCTGGTCATCATAGCCCTGATGGTCTCGCGGCTGGCCGACTCGCGCTACGGCCGGACCTGGGTGGCGATACGGGAAAACGAGATGGCGGCGGCGGCGCTGGGGATCAACGTCTTCCAGAAGCACCTCCTCTCCTTCTCCCTTTCCGCTTTCTTCGGCGGCATCGCCGGGTCGCTCTTCGCGGTGAAGCAGGGGTTCATCTCCCCCGATTCCTTTACCTTCTACGAATCGGTGATGGTGCTCTGCATGGTGGTGCTCGGAGGTATCGGAAACGTGGTGGGCTCCATCACGGGGGCGTTTCTCCTCATCGTCCTGCCGGAGTTTTTGCGGGAGTTCGCTCTCTACCGCATGCTCATATTCGGCGCCGTGATGATCGCGTTCATGGTGTTCCGCCCCCACGGGCTTCTCGGCAGCAGGCTCATCACCGAAGAAATCGAGGATCGCGAAGATGGCATCGCCTGA
- a CDS encoding branched-chain amino acid ABC transporter permease: MFLQHLLNGVTIGGSYALIALGYTLVYGVLKLINFAHGEIYMVGAYLGFILISLLPAMPPAVQGNMLIVLVSVLVSAAVLCALYGYYLERICYRPLRNAPKLAPLISALGASIFLQNFVMITMGAKDKIFPQTMGMKTITAGGVSFTGLQVAIILSSVLLMLLLYWFINRTRLGIAIKATSTDPYMASLLGINVDTVISVTFMAGSFLAACAGVMIGLYYGTINFSIGYLGGIKAFTAAVLGGIGSVPGAMVGGFLLGIIEALGAGYFSVEYKDVYAFFILIAVLVFRPSGLLGKGASERA, encoded by the coding sequence ATGTTCCTTCAGCATCTCCTGAACGGCGTCACCATAGGCGGAAGCTACGCCCTCATCGCTCTCGGCTATACCCTCGTCTACGGGGTCCTCAAGCTCATCAACTTCGCCCACGGCGAGATCTACATGGTGGGGGCGTACCTCGGCTTCATCCTCATATCGCTTCTTCCCGCAATGCCCCCTGCCGTGCAGGGGAACATGCTGATCGTCCTCGTTTCGGTCCTTGTATCCGCGGCGGTTCTCTGCGCACTTTACGGCTACTACCTTGAGCGGATCTGCTACCGCCCCCTCAGGAATGCACCTAAGCTTGCGCCCCTCATCAGCGCGCTGGGTGCCTCGATCTTCCTCCAGAACTTCGTGATGATCACCATGGGGGCCAAGGACAAGATATTCCCCCAGACCATGGGGATGAAGACAATCACCGCAGGCGGCGTATCCTTTACCGGGCTTCAGGTAGCCATCATCCTGTCGTCGGTCCTCCTCATGCTCCTCCTCTACTGGTTCATCAATCGCACCCGCCTCGGCATCGCCATAAAGGCCACCTCCACAGATCCCTATATGGCGTCGCTACTGGGGATAAACGTGGATACGGTCATCTCGGTCACCTTCATGGCAGGGTCGTTCCTGGCCGCCTGCGCGGGGGTTATGATAGGCCTCTACTACGGGACCATCAATTTCTCCATCGGGTACCTCGGCGGGATCAAGGCGTTCACCGCCGCGGTCCTCGGCGGGATCGGCAGCGTCCCCGGCGCCATGGTGGGGGGCTTTCTCCTCGGCATCATCGAAGCGCTCGGGGCAGGGTACTTCTCCGTGGAGTACAAGGATGTCTATGCGTTCTTCATCCTGATCGCGGTCCTCGTGTTCCGCCCGTCGGGGCTGTTGGGGAAGGGGGCCAGCGAGCGTGCGTAA
- a CDS encoding substrate-binding domain-containing protein has product MLIRIATTAATIIALTVSLAAAESINLVGGSTSVITVINPVKAAFEKSTGIELKATAVGSKVALQKLDAGEADAATAAHSFDELMEVVKKDKVELKNPVDKLKVSHLAPATSYSIIVNRSNPVNALTKEQLAGIFSGTITNWKEVGGNDAPIICVLGNMNPGSNDLFSKTYLDGKKITVETLDVSTVNDLRQNVSSNPEAIAFIVASMVDGTVKAVEAPVMKSKPIILLTVGSPAPKVQKLIDFIKTDGSKYIK; this is encoded by the coding sequence ATGCTGATCCGTATTGCAACAACCGCCGCAACAATCATTGCCCTTACCGTGTCTCTGGCCGCTGCCGAGTCAATCAACCTCGTGGGGGGCTCCACCTCCGTGATCACAGTAATCAACCCGGTCAAAGCGGCTTTCGAAAAATCGACGGGCATAGAGCTCAAGGCGACGGCAGTCGGATCGAAGGTAGCGCTGCAGAAGCTGGATGCGGGTGAAGCCGATGCCGCTACCGCCGCTCACTCATTCGATGAACTGATGGAGGTCGTCAAGAAGGACAAGGTTGAACTGAAAAATCCTGTGGACAAGCTGAAAGTCTCTCATCTCGCTCCCGCGACATCATACAGCATCATCGTCAATCGGTCGAATCCGGTGAACGCCCTAACCAAGGAACAGCTGGCCGGAATCTTCTCCGGCACAATCACCAACTGGAAAGAGGTTGGCGGCAACGACGCGCCGATAATCTGCGTCCTCGGCAACATGAATCCCGGCAGCAACGACCTTTTCAGCAAGACCTACCTGGACGGGAAGAAGATCACCGTCGAGACCCTCGACGTCTCGACCGTCAACGATCTGCGGCAGAATGTGTCCAGCAATCCGGAAGCTATCGCATTCATCGTGGCATCCATGGTAGATGGCACCGTCAAAGCCGTTGAGGCCCCTGTAATGAAGTCCAAGCCGATAATTCTGCTCACTGTCGGCAGCCCTGCTCCGAAGGTGCAGAAGCTGATCGACTTCATCAAGACGGATGGCTCGAAGTACATCAAATAG
- a CDS encoding DUF3332 family protein: MKRFFALSLCLAAACSTLPGCYGKMALTRKVYQLNGEVKDRYLRSAVTWAFIIVPVYGVSALVDFVLFNTIEFWSGDNPVAAGEKNIHYSKDGENFDILVTRRGNDVRYTIDRNRDGLHLDTLVIDWNTVTQTSHAALNGFGKTVELTAQPDAGGVKVSQRQEPGMETLLYAALGK; encoded by the coding sequence ATGAAAAGATTTTTCGCTCTTTCACTCTGCCTCGCAGCCGCTTGCTCTACGCTTCCCGGATGCTACGGAAAAATGGCCCTGACGCGGAAGGTTTACCAATTGAACGGCGAAGTCAAGGACAGGTACCTCAGGAGCGCCGTGACCTGGGCTTTCATCATCGTGCCGGTCTATGGGGTGTCGGCTCTGGTGGACTTCGTCCTGTTCAACACCATCGAATTCTGGAGCGGTGACAATCCCGTAGCCGCGGGCGAGAAGAACATCCACTACAGCAAGGATGGGGAAAACTTCGACATCCTCGTCACGAGAAGAGGAAATGATGTACGGTACACCATTGACAGGAACAGGGACGGACTGCATCTGGATACACTCGTTATCGACTGGAATACCGTGACACAGACCTCGCATGCTGCTCTGAACGGATTCGGCAAGACGGTGGAACTCACCGCACAACCGGATGCAGGGGGCGTGAAAGTCTCGCAACGTCAGGAACCGGGAATGGAGACACTGCTGTACGCTGCGCTGGGGAAATAG
- a CDS encoding EVE domain-containing protein produces MAYWLFKTEPSTFSLEDLKNRPGMTEHWDGVRNYQARNFLRDRIKAGDGVLIYHSSIPEPAVAGIAEVVREGYPDFTALDPESKYFDPKSSPEKPIWYMVDVRYVETLQRAVTLERIKGNPLLAEMPLVKRSRLSIQPVTPEEWQIILSMGRA; encoded by the coding sequence ATGGCCTACTGGCTCTTCAAAACCGAACCTTCCACCTTCTCGCTTGAAGACCTGAAGAATCGACCCGGCATGACGGAACACTGGGACGGAGTCCGCAACTACCAGGCCCGCAACTTCCTGCGGGACCGGATAAAGGCAGGCGACGGCGTGCTCATCTACCACAGCAGCATTCCCGAGCCAGCGGTGGCGGGTATCGCGGAGGTCGTCCGTGAGGGATACCCAGACTTCACCGCCCTCGATCCGGAGAGCAAATACTTCGACCCGAAATCCTCGCCCGAGAAGCCGATCTGGTACATGGTCGATGTTCGCTATGTGGAAACATTGCAGCGTGCCGTCACGCTGGAGAGAATCAAAGGGAACCCGCTCCTGGCAGAGATGCCGCTCGTGAAACGCAGCCGGCTGTCGATCCAGCCGGTGACGCCGGAAGAATGGCAGATAATCCTTTCGATGGGGAGAGCATGA
- a CDS encoding DNA-3-methyladenine glycosylase I: MDTTALTRCAWAGSDPLYLAYHDTEWGVPVHDDRLLFEFLILEGAQAGLSWITILRKRAAYRSAFAGFDPEAVARFDTDRVAALLTDPGIVRNRLKIESAITNARAFLKVREEFGTFDAYLWRFVEGRPIRNAWKSTSEIPATTPVSDALSRDLKQRGFRFVGSTICYAHMQAVGMVNDHTVDCFRWRELGENEPLGGETK; this comes from the coding sequence ATGGACACCACGGCACTTACCCGCTGCGCCTGGGCCGGCAGCGACCCCCTCTACCTGGCCTACCACGACACCGAGTGGGGAGTGCCGGTGCACGACGACCGGCTCCTGTTCGAATTCCTCATACTGGAGGGTGCCCAGGCAGGGCTGTCATGGATCACCATCCTCCGCAAGAGAGCGGCCTACCGCAGTGCCTTCGCCGGGTTCGATCCGGAGGCTGTGGCACGGTTCGACACGGACAGGGTAGCGGCTCTGCTGACAGATCCCGGCATTGTCCGCAACCGCCTGAAGATCGAATCCGCAATCACCAACGCCCGTGCATTCCTGAAAGTCAGGGAGGAGTTCGGCACCTTCGACGCCTACCTGTGGCGCTTCGTGGAGGGGCGACCGATACGCAACGCATGGAAGAGCACCTCGGAAATCCCCGCCACCACCCCCGTCTCCGACGCTCTGAGCCGCGACCTGAAGCAGCGCGGATTCCGCTTTGTGGGCAGCACCATCTGCTACGCCCACATGCAGGCTGTGGGGATGGTCAACGACCATACCGTGGACTGCTTCCGCTGGCGCGAGTTGGGAGAGAATGAGCCATTGGGAGGGGAAACGAAATGA